From Cydia splendana unplaced genomic scaffold, ilCydSple1.2 scaffold_45_ctg1, whole genome shotgun sequence, a single genomic window includes:
- the LOC134805585 gene encoding uncharacterized protein K02A2.6-like translates to MNSNLSNVVLLGQFNPKTDKWCDYKDQLLCALDVAGVALDPTRARSLFLSQCGKDTYSLIASLLVPLRPTNVAFEDIIRVLDQFFEPEVNEILQAGKFHKRVQLQQESVQEFIGAISLLGAKCNFADLKRQLRDRLVLGVRDERLRRELLKTKDLTYTGAVQYCLNYQATFPDLYPEARASTSKQTPHNESDQMEIDKIQSVNCKHCARVHKPNERCPFSKAQCYYCKRHGHIASACNKKQGKVHVTEDKCSCDSNSDQEDMMNGIYVCAEDYCEPITANVHLNGAKLLMEIDSGASRSIISEETFKKLWSNPPPLNTTNVKLVTWSRAPLRILGLVHVRVVLGDKEAQCELLVVAGRGSSLLGRNWFKKLGLQVDGVGWSEEEVAEWKNKYPDLFMEGLGEYTGPPVSLHVRPGTAPRFMKARPVPFPLKQQVDDELRQMIKDGVLTPVKYSKWATPLRIVKKDNGSLRICGDYRSTVNASIDVDTYPLPTSTEAFVKLSGGSIFSKLDLKQAYTQLKVDDDTATLLTLNTPIGLMKVNRLAYGVSAAPGIFQRLMSTTLADMEGVACLLDDVAITGRNMEEHNQRLNAVLKKLQDLGFRLNVNKCVFASRGITFLGHILDAEGLHPTPEKVEEIQGKPAPTNKEALRAFLGLYTYYEKFLPDKATLLEPLYRLLEAKSPWTWGDKEQAAFNKAKNLLSSDCTLVGYDLNKDLLLICDSSDYGLGAVLVHIMEDGSERPVMMASRTLQPHERRYGQIDKEALAIMFGLTKYHQFLAGRKFCIITDHKPLVGLFNPEKPIPDQISPRMLRWSLKLNGYSYSIKYRPSKLIGNADALSRWTEPETSSVNPNIDCLGEVLLLEEQPLGWNLDVKAIAEETKKDQMLQKVLFNVLHGWPRSNTDPEMQPYWIRRDALSHNKDCLLWCNRVIIPTSLHQKVLKLLHAPHAGIVQTKAYARGYLWWAGMDKEIEKVVAECEDCQSVRNNPPKDPQIWVMPEKPWSRVHIDFAGPFQGKTFLLLIDSYSKWIEAEIVPSMSADSIITILRRIFASQGLPDLLVSDNGRTFTSEDFNLFLRRNHIRHIFTPPYHPASNGQIERAVQTFKNKLKKMAATNMAWSEKLAKALYALRTVPNSSTNKTPAEMLNGRKYRTAISSLHPESTPSRAEQQLEQAAQRPSARAFRLHQPVLVRMYTPGTKWAKGEVETIEGPSTYVVRTEDGELHRRHADQIIARALRQPMEAPTCDQQHLEFGSQSSAEEDPPIEIPPPELWPDIIGIPNDY, encoded by the coding sequence ATGAATAGTAATCTTTCTAATGTGGTGCTTCTTGGACAATTTAACCCAAAAACGGACAAGTGGTGTGATTATAAGGACCAATTACTATGTGCATTGGACGTGGCGGGCGTGGCGCTGGACCCGACTCGGGCGCGCTCGTTGTTTCTGTCCCAGTGTGGCAAAGACACTTATTCACTCATTGCATCACTTCTGGTCCCGCTGAGGCCAACTAATGTTGCATTTGAGGACATTATCCGTGTTTTGGACCAGTTTTTTGAGCCGGAAGTAAATGAAATTTTACAAGCGGGGAAGTTTCATAAACGCGTACAACTACAACAAGAGAGCGTGCAAGAGTTTATCGGCGCGATAAGTTTGCTCGGTGCTAAGTGTAACTTTGCCGATCTTAAGCGACAGTTGAGAGATAGACTAGTACTTGGGGTGCGGGACGAGCGCCTGCGCCGCGAATTGTTGAAGACCAAGGACCTCACGTATACGGGGGCCGTTCAGTATTGTCTTAACTACCAGGCGACGTTCCCAGACTTGTATCCTGAAGCGCGTGCTAGTACATCTAAGCAAACTCCACATAACGAAAGTGACCAGATGGAAATTGATAAAATACAATCAGTGAATTGCAAACATTGTGCCCGGGTACATAAACCGAATGAGCGGTGCCCTTTCAGTAAGGCTCAGTGTTATTATTGCAAGCGACATGGACATATTGCTTCGGCCTGCAATAAGAAACAAGGTAAGGTCCATGTGACCGAAGACAAGTGTTCATGTGACTCCAACTCGGACCAGGAAGACATGATGAATGGGATCTATGTCTGCGCTGAAGATTACTGTGAACCGATTACAGCAAATGTGCATCTTAATGGTGCCAAATTATTAATGGAAATAGATTCCGGAGCTTCAAGGTCTATAATATCTGAGGAGACATTTAAAAAGTTGTGGTCCAACCCACCCCCATTAAATACCACAAATGTGAAACTAGTTACGTGGAGCCGTGCCCCTTTAAGAATCTTAGGGTTGGTACACGTACGAGTGGTTTTAGGCGACAAAGAAGCCCAGTGTGAACTGTTGGTGGTCGCCGGCCGCGGATCGAGCTTGCTCGGTAGGAACTGGTTTAAGAAGTTGGGGCTGCAAGTGGATGGCGTGGGCTGGTCAGAAGAGGAAGTAGCTGAATGGAAGAATAAATATCCAGATTTGTTTATGGAGGGTTTAGGAGAGTACACGGGACCACCAGTGTCACTGCACGTGCGACCCGGGACCGCGCCACGATTCATGAAAGCGCGCCCTGTACCATTCCCACTAAAACAACAAGTGGACGATGAGCTGCGTCAAATGATTAAGGATGGCGTATTAACACCAGTCAAATATTCAAAGTGGGCTACTCCCTTAAGAATTGTTAAGAAAGATAACGGATCTTTGCGTATCTGTGGAGACTATCGTTCTACGGTTAACGCATCAATAGATGTTGACACATACCCGCTCCCTACATCGACAGAGGCATTCGTGAAGCTTAGCGGGGGAAGTATATTTAGCAAACTGGACTTGAAGCAGGCGTACACTCAGCTCAAGGTTGACGATGATACCGCGACGCTGCTAACACTAAATACACCCATCGGACTAATGAAGGTGAATCGTTTGGCTTACGGGGTGAGCGCTGCGCCTGGCATCTTCCAAAGGCTCATGTCTACCACCCTGGCAGATATGGAAGGAGTCGCGTGTCTCCTGGACGATGTAGCCATCACAGGGAGAAATATGGAAGAACATAACCAGAGGTTGAATGCAGTACTGAAAAAACTTCAAGATCTGGGTTTTCGACTAAACGTTAATAAATGCGTCTTTGCTTCACGGGGTATTACCTTTTTGGGCCATATACTGGACGCCGAAGGGCTCCATCCGACTCCGGAGAAAGTAGAAGAGATTCAGGGTAAACCAGCGCCCACAAACAAAGAGGCATTAAGAGCATTTTTAGGACTATACACGTACTACGAGAAATTCTTACCCGACAAAGCTACATTACTTGAACCATTGTACCGGTTGCTGGAAGCGAAATCACCGTGGACTTGGGGTGATAAGGAACAAGCTGCGTTTAATAAAGCTAAGAATCTTTTGTCGTCGGATTGTACGTTGGTCGGATATGACCTAAATAAAGATTTGTTACTGATCTGTGACTCGTCAGATTATGGTTTGGGAGCCGTGTTGGTTCACATTATGGAAGATGGATCCGAACGGCCGGTGATGATGGCGTCGCGGACACTACAACCACACGAGAGACGCTACGGGCAGATCGACAAAGAAGCGCTCGCGATAATGTTCGGGCTAACTAAGTATCATCAATTTCTGGCCGGACGAAAATTTTGCATCATCACCGACCATAAACCCTTAGTTGGTCTGTTCAACCCGGAGAAACCAATTCCTGACCAAATATCGCCTAGAATGTTACGGTGGTCGCTAAAACTTAACGGATACAGTTATTCTATCAAATATCGACCAAGCAAATTGATTGGAAATGCGGACGCTTTAAGCAGGTGGACAGAACCGGAGACGTCTTCGGTGAACCCAAATATAGACTGTCTGGGCGAGGTACTTTTGCTAGAAGAGCAACCACTGGGATGGAACCTGGATGTAAAAGCTATTGCTGAAGAAACCAAGAAAGATCAGATGCTACAAAAGGTGTTGTTTAACGTACTCCATGGGTGGCCGCGCTCCAATACAGATCCTGAAATGCAACCATATTGGATCCGCAGAGATGCTCTTTCACACAATAAAGATTGTTTATTGTGGTGTAACAGAGTCATCATACCTACTTCGCTTCaccaaaaggtacttaaattgcTACATGCTCCACATGCTGGGATTGTACAGACAAAGGCATACGCTAGAGGGTACCTTTGGTGGGCCGGCATGGACAAGGAAATCGAAAAGGTCGTGGCTGAGTGCGAGGATTGCCAGTCTGTGAGGAACAACCCACCTAAAGATCCGCAAATATGGGTCATGCCTGAAAAACCTTGGAGTCGAGTCCACATCGATTTTGCTGGTCCATTCCAGGGAAAAACCTTCTTGCTATTAATCGATTCTTACAGCAAGTGGATAGAGGCAGAAATTGTTCCATCTATGAGCGCAGATTCCATAATTACTATTTTGAGACGCATTTTCGCCTCACAAGGCTTGCCGGATCTCTTGGTGTCTGATAACGGCAGGACATTTACGTCTGAGGActtcaatttatttttaaggAGGAACCATATCAGACACATATTCACTCCGCCCTACCACCCAGCTTCGAATGGGCAGATAGAAAGGGCtgtgcaaacatttaaaaacaaattgaaGAAAATGGCAGCTACAAACATGGCTTGGAGTGAAAAACTGGCAAAAGCTTTATACGCTTTGCGCACCGTCCCTAACAGCTCTACTAATAAAACACCGGCGGAAATGCTTAACGGACGCAAGTACAGAACAGCCATATCAAGTTTACACCCAGAGAGCACGCCGAGCCGTGCCGAACAACAGCTGGAACAGGCAGCGCAGAGGCCGAGCGCCCGCGCCTTCCGTCTGCATCAACCGGTGCTCGTGCGAATGTACACGCCAGGAACTAAGTGGGCAAAGGGCGAGGTTGAGACAATAGAGGGACCCAGCACTTATGTGGTAAGAACGGAAGATGGAGAGCTGCATCGTCGCCACGCTGATCAAATTATAGCTCGAGCACTGAGACAGCCGATGGAAGCTCCTACTTGTGACCAACAACATCTTGAATTTGGGTCTCAGTCTTCAGCTGAAGAAGATCCTCCTATTGAGATTCCACCACCAGAGTTATGGCCCGACATCATAGGAATTCCCAATGATTATTGA